In Mytilus edulis chromosome 4, xbMytEdul2.2, whole genome shotgun sequence, the following proteins share a genomic window:
- the LOC139520280 gene encoding neuropeptide Y receptor type 2-like isoform X1 — MGKEFFENTSVFTFLSEFDQVWPGQIVIEVIILVIIMIAAFTGNIMVIVAVYRRKKMRNVTNFFISNLAIADLLFASWIPFIATTRITSDWIFGDEICKLVTFMQFLSGISSILTMMLISIERYTCIMYSPNRKMTVKISLFCIVLVWILSACFPIPVAFAQSKMSTTIKGTSKTFCGIEWPRGFHIDAYLASMGVLFFLIPLLVITMNYYKIYRLVKRSSTAACQHRSESSSRKQIRLVKMFAAIVCVFVIMWLPFFVLSFLAVNYNQITSSQFTVTIIIALLNTCQNPIIYGYFNLKFRKEFKDMCKCCTEDVCTNGRRLTYTVQTGITMSNQGTSQT; from the exons atgggaaAAGAATTTTTTGAAAATACTAGTGTGTTTACTTTTCTGTCGGAATTTGATCAAGTATGGCCTG GGCAAATAGTAATAGAAGTGATTATACTTGTTATAATAATGATAGCAGCATTTACAGGAAATATTATG GTAATTGTTGCAGTATACAGGCGTAAAAAAATGAGGAACGTCACAAACTTTTTCATTTCAAACTTGGCTATAGCTGACCTTCTTTTTGCATCTTGGATACCATTCATCGCCACGACAAGAATTACAAGTGACTGGATTTTCGGGGACGAGATTTGTAAGCTGGTAACCTTCATGCAGTTCTTGTCTGGGATTAGCTCTATCTTAACTATGATGTTGATCAGTATCGAGCGGTACACATGCATAATGTATTCTCCTAATCGAAAGATGACCGTCAAGATATCTCTGTTTTGTATTGTCCTTGTGTGGATATTGTCTGCATGTTTTCCAATACCAGTTGCATTTGCTCAGTCAAAAATGTCAACAACTATAAAAGGCACCAGTAAAACTTTTTGTGGAATAGAATGGCCACGTGGTTTCCACATCGATGCATATTTGGCCTCTATGGGAGTTCTGTTTTTCCTTATTCCTTTGCTTGTTATAACAatgaattattataaaatttatagaTTAGTTAAAAGGTCATCAACTGCCGCTTGTCAACATAGAAGTGAATCGTCATCTAGAAAACAAATACGATTAGTGAAAATGTTTGCGGCCATTGTATGCGTGTTCGTAATAATGTGGTTACCGTTCTTTGTATTAAGTTTTCTTGCAGTTAATTACAACCAAATAACATCGAGTCAGTTTACGGTCACAATTATTATAGCATTATTGAACACATGTCAAAATCCAATTATATAtggatattttaatttaaaatttagaaaggaaTTTAAAGATATGTGTAAATGTTGCACTGAAGATGTATGTACTAATGGCAGAAGGCTGACATATACTGTTCAAACTGGTATTACTATGTCAAACCAAGGAACAAGCCAAACATAA
- the LOC139520280 gene encoding neuropeptide Y receptor type 2-like isoform X2, with product MIAAFTGNIMVIVAVYRRKKMRNVTNFFISNLAIADLLFASWIPFIATTRITSDWIFGDEICKLVTFMQFLSGISSILTMMLISIERYTCIMYSPNRKMTVKISLFCIVLVWILSACFPIPVAFAQSKMSTTIKGTSKTFCGIEWPRGFHIDAYLASMGVLFFLIPLLVITMNYYKIYRLVKRSSTAACQHRSESSSRKQIRLVKMFAAIVCVFVIMWLPFFVLSFLAVNYNQITSSQFTVTIIIALLNTCQNPIIYGYFNLKFRKEFKDMCKCCTEDVCTNGRRLTYTVQTGITMSNQGTSQT from the exons ATGATAGCAGCATTTACAGGAAATATTATG GTAATTGTTGCAGTATACAGGCGTAAAAAAATGAGGAACGTCACAAACTTTTTCATTTCAAACTTGGCTATAGCTGACCTTCTTTTTGCATCTTGGATACCATTCATCGCCACGACAAGAATTACAAGTGACTGGATTTTCGGGGACGAGATTTGTAAGCTGGTAACCTTCATGCAGTTCTTGTCTGGGATTAGCTCTATCTTAACTATGATGTTGATCAGTATCGAGCGGTACACATGCATAATGTATTCTCCTAATCGAAAGATGACCGTCAAGATATCTCTGTTTTGTATTGTCCTTGTGTGGATATTGTCTGCATGTTTTCCAATACCAGTTGCATTTGCTCAGTCAAAAATGTCAACAACTATAAAAGGCACCAGTAAAACTTTTTGTGGAATAGAATGGCCACGTGGTTTCCACATCGATGCATATTTGGCCTCTATGGGAGTTCTGTTTTTCCTTATTCCTTTGCTTGTTATAACAatgaattattataaaatttatagaTTAGTTAAAAGGTCATCAACTGCCGCTTGTCAACATAGAAGTGAATCGTCATCTAGAAAACAAATACGATTAGTGAAAATGTTTGCGGCCATTGTATGCGTGTTCGTAATAATGTGGTTACCGTTCTTTGTATTAAGTTTTCTTGCAGTTAATTACAACCAAATAACATCGAGTCAGTTTACGGTCACAATTATTATAGCATTATTGAACACATGTCAAAATCCAATTATATAtggatattttaatttaaaatttagaaaggaaTTTAAAGATATGTGTAAATGTTGCACTGAAGATGTATGTACTAATGGCAGAAGGCTGACATATACTGTTCAAACTGGTATTACTATGTCAAACCAAGGAACAAGCCAAACATAA